A genomic region of Pseudomonas abietaniphila contains the following coding sequences:
- a CDS encoding nuclear transport factor 2 family protein, with product MSEFLRDYARRFAELDKGNLHLLGELYSDDIAFADPLHEVHGLPDLRKYFEDLYANVTDLQFEFHAFDQVREGKGYMRWTMTYRHPRLKQGEPILVQGCSHLLWTDNKVFQHRDFFDAGALLYEHLPVMGRMIRWLKGRLA from the coding sequence ATGAGTGAATTCCTGCGCGATTACGCCCGGCGCTTTGCCGAACTCGACAAGGGGAACCTGCACCTGCTCGGCGAGCTGTACAGCGATGACATCGCCTTCGCCGATCCATTGCACGAGGTCCACGGGCTGCCTGATCTGCGCAAGTATTTCGAAGACCTGTACGCCAACGTCACCGACTTGCAATTCGAGTTTCATGCCTTCGATCAGGTACGCGAAGGCAAGGGCTATATGCGCTGGACCATGACGTACCGCCATCCACGCCTGAAGCAGGGTGAGCCGATCCTGGTTCAGGGCTGTTCGCACCTGCTGTGGACGGACAACAAGGTGTTTCAGCATCGCGACTTCTTCGACGCCGGAGCGCTGCTTTATGAGCATCTCCCCGTGATGGGCAGGATGATCCGCTGGCTCAAAGGGAGATTGGCATGA
- the phrB gene encoding deoxyribodipyrimidine photo-lyase: MQLIWLRSDLRAHDNTALSAAMEQGPTLAVYMISPEQWRSHDDAPCKVDFWLRNLAALKVELEALNVPLLIVQATTWDKAPKALLDLCTTHGIEQVHVNEEYGVNETRRDEDVAAALEQQGIGFHSHLDQLFFKPGSVLTKSGGYFKVFTQFRKVCYARLHYSVPAVVRLPRKQSKLPINSDDVPEQVTGFATPPDALRALWPAGEAEARRRLEAFTDEQVHYYQDERDFPAKPGTSQLSAYLAAGVVSPRQCLHAALRSNNGEFETGNAGSVTWINELLWREFYKHVLVGFPRVSRHRAFRPETEALKWRHAPKDLEAWQQGRTGLPIIDAAMRQLLETGWMHNRLRMIVAMYLTKNLLIDWREGERFFMQHLIDGDLAANNGGWQWSSSTGTDASPYFRIFNPQSQSERFDPEGRFIKTWIPELADLNKRDVHNPAALGGLFGVAGYPAPIVDLKSSRERALTAFKSLPHRQAETQDHE; encoded by the coding sequence ATGCAACTTATCTGGCTGCGCAGCGATTTGCGCGCACACGACAACACCGCATTGAGCGCTGCCATGGAGCAGGGCCCCACGTTGGCCGTGTACATGATCAGCCCCGAGCAGTGGCGCAGCCATGACGACGCGCCATGCAAGGTCGACTTCTGGTTGCGCAACCTGGCCGCGCTCAAAGTCGAACTCGAAGCGCTTAATGTCCCGTTGCTGATCGTGCAGGCCACAACGTGGGACAAGGCGCCCAAAGCGCTGCTCGATCTGTGCACGACTCACGGAATCGAGCAGGTTCACGTCAATGAGGAATACGGCGTCAACGAAACCCGACGCGATGAAGACGTCGCCGCAGCGCTGGAACAACAGGGCATCGGCTTTCACAGTCATCTCGACCAGTTGTTTTTCAAGCCCGGCAGCGTACTGACGAAAAGCGGCGGGTACTTCAAGGTCTTCACCCAGTTCCGAAAGGTCTGTTACGCGCGCTTGCACTACTCGGTGCCAGCGGTGGTGCGCCTGCCGAGGAAACAGTCGAAGTTGCCCATTAACAGTGACGATGTTCCAGAGCAGGTAACGGGTTTTGCCACCCCGCCCGACGCGCTGCGCGCGCTGTGGCCTGCGGGCGAAGCCGAAGCCCGTCGGCGCCTTGAAGCCTTCACCGACGAACAAGTGCACTACTATCAGGACGAGCGCGACTTCCCGGCAAAGCCCGGCACCAGCCAGCTTTCCGCGTATCTGGCGGCTGGCGTCGTCTCGCCCCGCCAATGCCTGCATGCCGCATTGCGCAGCAACAACGGCGAATTCGAAACGGGAAACGCAGGCTCGGTGACCTGGATCAATGAGCTGCTGTGGCGCGAGTTTTATAAACACGTGCTGGTCGGATTCCCTCGTGTTTCCCGCCATCGCGCTTTCCGTCCTGAAACCGAAGCGTTGAAGTGGCGTCACGCGCCAAAGGATCTGGAAGCCTGGCAACAAGGGCGAACCGGACTGCCGATCATTGACGCGGCGATGCGTCAGTTGCTGGAAACAGGCTGGATGCACAACCGTCTGCGCATGATCGTGGCGATGTACCTGACCAAGAACCTGCTGATCGACTGGCGCGAAGGCGAACGTTTTTTCATGCAACACCTGATCGACGGGGATCTGGCGGCGAACAACGGCGGTTGGCAGTGGAGTTCGTCCACCGGGACCGACGCGTCACCGTACTTCCGCATTTTCAATCCGCAGAGCCAGTCAGAACGCTTCGACCCGGAAGGCCGGTTCATCAAGACCTGGATTCCAGAGCTGGCTGACCTCAACAAGCGAGATGTTCACAACCCTGCCGCGCTTGGCGGGCTCTTTGGCGTTGCCGGTTATCCGGCACCGATCGTAGACCTCAAATCCAGCCGCGAACGCGCGCTGACCGCTTTCAAATCGCTGCCCCATCGACAAGCAGAGACTCAAGACCATGAGTGA
- a CDS encoding MerR family transcriptional regulator: MTSEPMDDEPQADAEAFEDGWLPIREVARLTGVNAVTLRAWERRYGLIVPHRTPKGHRLYSTAHVDRVLTILTWLNRGVSVSQVKQLIDNEQAPPPSVESDWDRLRQNLLEAITALAERRLDDTLNQAMSLYPPRTLCEQLLMPLLASLEQRWQGQFGAQLERVFFYSWLRSKFGARLYHNNRQVSGAPLLLINHSDVPMEPHLWLTAWLLSSADCPVEVFDWPLPPGELPLACEYLKPRAVLLYSSKSLNLAQLPRLLNNIDCPTLIIGPTVRIHSAELSVSVSEVPGLTLAEDPLTAQTTLQSLGLI; this comes from the coding sequence ATGACCTCCGAACCCATGGATGACGAACCTCAGGCCGATGCCGAAGCCTTCGAAGACGGCTGGTTGCCGATTCGCGAGGTCGCTCGCCTCACCGGCGTCAACGCCGTGACCCTGCGCGCCTGGGAGCGCCGCTATGGTCTGATCGTGCCTCACCGCACGCCCAAGGGGCACCGTTTGTACAGCACGGCGCACGTCGATCGCGTGCTGACGATTCTGACCTGGCTCAACCGCGGCGTGTCCGTCAGCCAGGTCAAACAGCTGATCGACAACGAGCAGGCACCGCCGCCCAGCGTTGAAAGCGACTGGGACCGTCTGCGACAAAACCTGCTGGAGGCCATCACCGCACTGGCCGAGCGTCGGCTCGACGACACGCTCAACCAGGCGATGTCGCTGTACCCGCCGCGCACCCTGTGCGAACAGTTGCTGATGCCGTTGCTGGCCTCACTGGAACAGCGTTGGCAGGGTCAGTTCGGCGCCCAGCTGGAGCGCGTGTTCTTCTATTCGTGGCTGCGCAGCAAATTCGGCGCCCGGCTCTACCACAACAATCGTCAGGTCAGTGGTGCTCCGTTGTTGCTGATCAACCATTCCGACGTGCCCATGGAACCTCATCTGTGGCTGACGGCCTGGTTGTTGAGCAGCGCCGATTGCCCCGTGGAGGTCTTCGACTGGCCCTTGCCGCCGGGCGAGTTGCCGCTGGCGTGCGAATACCTCAAGCCGCGCGCGGTGCTGTTGTACTCCAGCAAATCGCTGAACCTGGCCCAGCTACCTCGTCTTCTGAACAACATCGACTGCCCGACATTAATTATCGGACCCACGGTGCGCATCCATTCGGCCGAGTTATCCGTATCTGTCAGTGAGGTCCCCGGACTCACGCTTGCCGAAGACCCTTTGACCGCTCAGACCACGCTGCAAAGTCTGGGTCTTATCTAA